From a region of the Dunckerocampus dactyliophorus isolate RoL2022-P2 chromosome 20, RoL_Ddac_1.1, whole genome shotgun sequence genome:
- the styk1a gene encoding tyrosine-protein kinase STYK1 isoform X1, translated as MRGAHLVCCCVSNRAVLMLSMANNTTTSDPCAAGDNLCIIRTHQQAVIIVPTLLLFFTLVIALAMTLVSCLSRKRTRTTILAHYSSSVHRREGRLQGIDAPPGLDPLEHEELPMAVQKAKQPNRKATPRETTGGRVGSFRHVTVLPQTLSINSSKTVGLYRARMDNRDVVLRMLKDTANGADKRHFLGFTSFVSGLGPHPFLPALLGVVTASSPPVMVMEELRHRDLLGFLWRCRRVDYDESACDMTERTVFTMATQVASALDYLHTRRCVHGNVAARSVLVGGDLMAKLWGLGSAYRRHAQADAGGGMEVLELKKWQAPEVLSRRTFSPSSDVWSFGMLLYEMITLGDPPFAELLATELLQHLQRGRHLQRPSGCSGSLFAIITSCSQWSPRRRVSMATLIAKLQEGERSANGRTVIRVSEPLDTGKYLREAGYGEAYNYAVL; from the exons ATGCGTGGCGCACACCTGGTCTGCTGTTGTGTAAGCAACAGGGCTGTGCTGATGCTCAG CATggccaacaacacaacaacgaGCGACCCATGTGCGGCTGGCGACAACCTGTGCA TCATCCGGACTCACCAGCAGGCGGTGATAATCGTACCGACGTTGCTCCTCTTCTTCACGCTGGTCATCGCCCTGGCCATGACCTTAGTGTCCTGCCTGTCACGCAAGCGGACCAGAACCACCATCCTGGCCCACTACAGCAGTTCAGTGCACAGGCGGGAAGGCCGCCTGCAAGGCATTGATG cgCCCCCTGGTCTTGACCCACTGGAGCATGAGGAGCTTCCCATGGCTGTCCAAAAAGCAAAGCAGCCCAACCGCAAAGCAACTCCACGGGAGACCACAGGGGGGCGTGTTGGCTCCTTCAGGCATGTCACTGTGCTGCCCCAGACGTTGTCCATCAACTCCAGCAAGACGGTGGGTCTCTACAGGGCCCGCATGGACAACAGGGACGTGGTGCTGAGGATGCTCAAAG ACACGGCGAACGGCGCCGACAAGCGACACTTCTTGGGTTTCACCTCCTTTGTGTCGGGACTCGGGCCCCACCCCTTCCTCCCGGCTCTGCTGGGGGTCGTCACAGCCTCGTCGCCCCCGGTGATGGTGATGGAGGAGCTGCGGCACCGAGACCTGCTGGGCTTCCTGTGGAGATGCAGACGGGTCGACTAT GATGAGTCTGCATGTGACATGACGGAGAGGACAGtcttcaccatggcaacacaagtgGCGTCTGCTCTG GACTACCTGCACACTCGGCGCTGCGTTCACGGCAACGTGGCGGCTCGAAGCGTCCTGGTGGGTGGCGACCTGATGGCCAAGCTGTGGGGTTTGGGCTCCGCCTACCGCCGGCACGCCCAAGCCGATGCGGGCGGAGGTATGGAGGTGCTGGAGCTGAAGAAGTGGCAGGCGCCCGAAGTGTTGTCCCGCAGGACGTTCAGTCCCAGCAGCGACGT GTGGTCCTTTGGGATGCTGCTCTACGAAATGATCACCTTAG GTGATCCACCGTTTGCCGAGCTGCTGGCCACAGAGCTCCTGCAGCACCTCCAGAGAGGAAGACACCTCCAACGTCCATCCGGCTGCTCCGGCTCACT CTTTGCCATCATCACGTCGTGCAGCCAGTGGAGCCCCCGGCGACGCGTCTCCATGGCGACGCTCATCGCAAAGCTCCAGGAGGGAGAGAGGTCGGCCAACGGGAGGACGGTCATCCGAGTGTCCGAGCCCCTGGACACGGGGAAGTACCTGCGGGAGGCGGGATACGGCGAGGCCTACAACTACGctgtgctgtga
- the styk1a gene encoding tyrosine-protein kinase STYK1 isoform X2 codes for MANNTTTSDPCAAGDNLCIIRTHQQAVIIVPTLLLFFTLVIALAMTLVSCLSRKRTRTTILAHYSSSVHRREGRLQGIDAPPGLDPLEHEELPMAVQKAKQPNRKATPRETTGGRVGSFRHVTVLPQTLSINSSKTVGLYRARMDNRDVVLRMLKDTANGADKRHFLGFTSFVSGLGPHPFLPALLGVVTASSPPVMVMEELRHRDLLGFLWRCRRVDYDESACDMTERTVFTMATQVASALDYLHTRRCVHGNVAARSVLVGGDLMAKLWGLGSAYRRHAQADAGGGMEVLELKKWQAPEVLSRRTFSPSSDVWSFGMLLYEMITLGDPPFAELLATELLQHLQRGRHLQRPSGCSGSLFAIITSCSQWSPRRRVSMATLIAKLQEGERSANGRTVIRVSEPLDTGKYLREAGYGEAYNYAVL; via the exons ATggccaacaacacaacaacgaGCGACCCATGTGCGGCTGGCGACAACCTGTGCA TCATCCGGACTCACCAGCAGGCGGTGATAATCGTACCGACGTTGCTCCTCTTCTTCACGCTGGTCATCGCCCTGGCCATGACCTTAGTGTCCTGCCTGTCACGCAAGCGGACCAGAACCACCATCCTGGCCCACTACAGCAGTTCAGTGCACAGGCGGGAAGGCCGCCTGCAAGGCATTGATG cgCCCCCTGGTCTTGACCCACTGGAGCATGAGGAGCTTCCCATGGCTGTCCAAAAAGCAAAGCAGCCCAACCGCAAAGCAACTCCACGGGAGACCACAGGGGGGCGTGTTGGCTCCTTCAGGCATGTCACTGTGCTGCCCCAGACGTTGTCCATCAACTCCAGCAAGACGGTGGGTCTCTACAGGGCCCGCATGGACAACAGGGACGTGGTGCTGAGGATGCTCAAAG ACACGGCGAACGGCGCCGACAAGCGACACTTCTTGGGTTTCACCTCCTTTGTGTCGGGACTCGGGCCCCACCCCTTCCTCCCGGCTCTGCTGGGGGTCGTCACAGCCTCGTCGCCCCCGGTGATGGTGATGGAGGAGCTGCGGCACCGAGACCTGCTGGGCTTCCTGTGGAGATGCAGACGGGTCGACTAT GATGAGTCTGCATGTGACATGACGGAGAGGACAGtcttcaccatggcaacacaagtgGCGTCTGCTCTG GACTACCTGCACACTCGGCGCTGCGTTCACGGCAACGTGGCGGCTCGAAGCGTCCTGGTGGGTGGCGACCTGATGGCCAAGCTGTGGGGTTTGGGCTCCGCCTACCGCCGGCACGCCCAAGCCGATGCGGGCGGAGGTATGGAGGTGCTGGAGCTGAAGAAGTGGCAGGCGCCCGAAGTGTTGTCCCGCAGGACGTTCAGTCCCAGCAGCGACGT GTGGTCCTTTGGGATGCTGCTCTACGAAATGATCACCTTAG GTGATCCACCGTTTGCCGAGCTGCTGGCCACAGAGCTCCTGCAGCACCTCCAGAGAGGAAGACACCTCCAACGTCCATCCGGCTGCTCCGGCTCACT CTTTGCCATCATCACGTCGTGCAGCCAGTGGAGCCCCCGGCGACGCGTCTCCATGGCGACGCTCATCGCAAAGCTCCAGGAGGGAGAGAGGTCGGCCAACGGGAGGACGGTCATCCGAGTGTCCGAGCCCCTGGACACGGGGAAGTACCTGCGGGAGGCGGGATACGGCGAGGCCTACAACTACGctgtgctgtga
- the LOC129173573 gene encoding uncharacterized protein LOC129173573 isoform X2 has translation MTKWTYHMTAPPFEDFDEWHQRDVKSSFYVFSFEAQTSAEMLQLNCLLPSSSATRDSASRLLPLLLLVELLLPSWCRPAHNIALCDVLRSAVPRVDQLLGSSGHLHDLSIDVLLAALLEDTLEGLPVIHSTAAHLHALKVNESLSQLYVHMLAFRVHVDWLKAVKENFSLPAEAAESASGHLLQLSNLIRVSLHQVNEPIPPPPRPSSLPVVSTTFDALRYSVEMSQRLKVFCSWTKRVIHHVQRASRCPRR, from the exons ATGACAAAGTGGACATATCACATGACGGCTCCACCCTTTGAAGACTTTGACGAATGGCACCAGAGAGACGTGAAGTCTTCGTTTTATGTCTTTTCCTTTGAAGCACAAACATCTGCTGAGATGCTGCAACTTAATTGTCTTCTTCCCTCCTCCTCAGCAACCCGTGACTCCGCCTCCCGTCTTCTGCCCCTGCTGCTTTTGGTGGAGCTGCTGCTTCCTTCCTGGTGTCGGCCCGCCCACAACATCGCCCTGTGCGACGTGCTCCGCTCCGCCGTTCCTCGTGTGGACCAGCTGCTCGGCTCCTCCGGTCACCTCCACGACCTG TCCATCGATGTTCTCCTGGCGGCCTTGCTGGAGGACACACTTGAAGGTCTTCCCGTCATTCACAGCACCGCCGCTCACCTGCACGCGCTGAAGGTCAATGAATCTCTCTCCCAGCTCTACGTGCACATGCTGGCCTTCAGAGTGCACGTGGACTGGCTGAAAGCGGTGAAAGAAAACTTCAGTTTGCCAGCCGAGGCTGCGGAGAGCGCCAGCGGGCATCTGCTGCAGCTGTCCAACCTCATCAGGGTGTCTCTGCACCAA GTGAACGAGCCCATCCCTCCGCCTCCACGTCCCTCGTCCCTCCCTGTCGTCTCCACGACGTTTGACGCGCTCCGGTACTCGGTGGAGATGTCTCAGCGCTTGAAGGTCTTCTGTAGCTGGACCAAACGAGTCATCCACCACGTCCAGAGAGCATCCCGCTGCCCTCGTAGATGA
- the LOC129173573 gene encoding uncharacterized protein LOC129173573 isoform X4, producing the protein MAPERPTRDSASRLLPLLLLVELLLPSWCRPAHNIALCDVLRSAVPRVDQLLGSSGHLHDLQSIDVLLAALLEDTLEGLPVIHSTAAHLHALKVNESLSQLYVHMLAFRVHVDWLKAVKENFSLPAEAAESASGHLLQLSNLIRVSLHQVNEPIPPPPRPSSLPVVSTTFDALRYSVEMSQRLKVFCSWTKRVIHHVQRASRCPRR; encoded by the exons ATGGCACCAGAGAGAC CAACCCGTGACTCCGCCTCCCGTCTTCTGCCCCTGCTGCTTTTGGTGGAGCTGCTGCTTCCTTCCTGGTGTCGGCCCGCCCACAACATCGCCCTGTGCGACGTGCTCCGCTCCGCCGTTCCTCGTGTGGACCAGCTGCTCGGCTCCTCCGGTCACCTCCACGACCTG CAGTCCATCGATGTTCTCCTGGCGGCCTTGCTGGAGGACACACTTGAAGGTCTTCCCGTCATTCACAGCACCGCCGCTCACCTGCACGCGCTGAAGGTCAATGAATCTCTCTCCCAGCTCTACGTGCACATGCTGGCCTTCAGAGTGCACGTGGACTGGCTGAAAGCGGTGAAAGAAAACTTCAGTTTGCCAGCCGAGGCTGCGGAGAGCGCCAGCGGGCATCTGCTGCAGCTGTCCAACCTCATCAGGGTGTCTCTGCACCAA GTGAACGAGCCCATCCCTCCGCCTCCACGTCCCTCGTCCCTCCCTGTCGTCTCCACGACGTTTGACGCGCTCCGGTACTCGGTGGAGATGTCTCAGCGCTTGAAGGTCTTCTGTAGCTGGACCAAACGAGTCATCCACCACGTCCAGAGAGCATCCCGCTGCCCTCGTAGATGA
- the LOC129173573 gene encoding uncharacterized protein LOC129173573 isoform X5, with product MTKWTYHMTAPPFEDFDEWHQRDVKSSFYVFSFEAQTSAEMLQLNCLLPSSSATRDSASRLLPLLLLVELLLPSWCRPAHNIALCDVLRSAVPRVDQLLGSSGHLHDLQSIDVLLAALLEDTLEALRAHAGLQSARGLAESGERKLQFASRGCGERQRASAAAVQPHQGVSAPSERAHPSASTSLVPPCRLHDV from the exons ATGACAAAGTGGACATATCACATGACGGCTCCACCCTTTGAAGACTTTGACGAATGGCACCAGAGAGACGTGAAGTCTTCGTTTTATGTCTTTTCCTTTGAAGCACAAACATCTGCTGAGATGCTGCAACTTAATTGTCTTCTTCCCTCCTCCTCAGCAACCCGTGACTCCGCCTCCCGTCTTCTGCCCCTGCTGCTTTTGGTGGAGCTGCTGCTTCCTTCCTGGTGTCGGCCCGCCCACAACATCGCCCTGTGCGACGTGCTCCGCTCCGCCGTTCCTCGTGTGGACCAGCTGCTCGGCTCCTCCGGTCACCTCCACGACCTG CAGTCCATCGATGTTCTCCTGGCGGCCTTGCTGGAGGACACACTTGAAG CTCTACGTGCACATGCTGGCCTTCAGAGTGCACGTGGACTGGCTGAAAGCGGTGAAAGAAAACTTCAGTTTGCCAGCCGAGGCTGCGGAGAGCGCCAGCGGGCATCTGCTGCAGCTGTCCAACCTCATCAGGGTGTCTCTGCACCAA GTGAACGAGCCCATCCCTCCGCCTCCACGTCCCTCGTCCCTCCCTGTCGTCTCCACGACGTTTGA
- the LOC129173573 gene encoding uncharacterized protein LOC129173573 isoform X1 yields the protein MTKWTYHMTAPPFEDFDEWHQRDVKSSFYVFSFEAQTSAEMLQLNCLLPSSSATRDSASRLLPLLLLVELLLPSWCRPAHNIALCDVLRSAVPRVDQLLGSSGHLHDLQSIDVLLAALLEDTLEGLPVIHSTAAHLHALKVNESLSQLYVHMLAFRVHVDWLKAVKENFSLPAEAAESASGHLLQLSNLIRVSLHQVNEPIPPPPRPSSLPVVSTTFDALRYSVEMSQRLKVFCSWTKRVIHHVQRASRCPRR from the exons ATGACAAAGTGGACATATCACATGACGGCTCCACCCTTTGAAGACTTTGACGAATGGCACCAGAGAGACGTGAAGTCTTCGTTTTATGTCTTTTCCTTTGAAGCACAAACATCTGCTGAGATGCTGCAACTTAATTGTCTTCTTCCCTCCTCCTCAGCAACCCGTGACTCCGCCTCCCGTCTTCTGCCCCTGCTGCTTTTGGTGGAGCTGCTGCTTCCTTCCTGGTGTCGGCCCGCCCACAACATCGCCCTGTGCGACGTGCTCCGCTCCGCCGTTCCTCGTGTGGACCAGCTGCTCGGCTCCTCCGGTCACCTCCACGACCTG CAGTCCATCGATGTTCTCCTGGCGGCCTTGCTGGAGGACACACTTGAAGGTCTTCCCGTCATTCACAGCACCGCCGCTCACCTGCACGCGCTGAAGGTCAATGAATCTCTCTCCCAGCTCTACGTGCACATGCTGGCCTTCAGAGTGCACGTGGACTGGCTGAAAGCGGTGAAAGAAAACTTCAGTTTGCCAGCCGAGGCTGCGGAGAGCGCCAGCGGGCATCTGCTGCAGCTGTCCAACCTCATCAGGGTGTCTCTGCACCAA GTGAACGAGCCCATCCCTCCGCCTCCACGTCCCTCGTCCCTCCCTGTCGTCTCCACGACGTTTGACGCGCTCCGGTACTCGGTGGAGATGTCTCAGCGCTTGAAGGTCTTCTGTAGCTGGACCAAACGAGTCATCCACCACGTCCAGAGAGCATCCCGCTGCCCTCGTAGATGA
- the styk1a gene encoding tyrosine-protein kinase STYK1 isoform X3, with protein sequence MTLVSCLSRKRTRTTILAHYSSSVHRREGRLQGIDAPPGLDPLEHEELPMAVQKAKQPNRKATPRETTGGRVGSFRHVTVLPQTLSINSSKTVGLYRARMDNRDVVLRMLKDTANGADKRHFLGFTSFVSGLGPHPFLPALLGVVTASSPPVMVMEELRHRDLLGFLWRCRRVDYDESACDMTERTVFTMATQVASALDYLHTRRCVHGNVAARSVLVGGDLMAKLWGLGSAYRRHAQADAGGGMEVLELKKWQAPEVLSRRTFSPSSDVWSFGMLLYEMITLGDPPFAELLATELLQHLQRGRHLQRPSGCSGSLFAIITSCSQWSPRRRVSMATLIAKLQEGERSANGRTVIRVSEPLDTGKYLREAGYGEAYNYAVL encoded by the exons ATGACCTTAGTGTCCTGCCTGTCACGCAAGCGGACCAGAACCACCATCCTGGCCCACTACAGCAGTTCAGTGCACAGGCGGGAAGGCCGCCTGCAAGGCATTGATG cgCCCCCTGGTCTTGACCCACTGGAGCATGAGGAGCTTCCCATGGCTGTCCAAAAAGCAAAGCAGCCCAACCGCAAAGCAACTCCACGGGAGACCACAGGGGGGCGTGTTGGCTCCTTCAGGCATGTCACTGTGCTGCCCCAGACGTTGTCCATCAACTCCAGCAAGACGGTGGGTCTCTACAGGGCCCGCATGGACAACAGGGACGTGGTGCTGAGGATGCTCAAAG ACACGGCGAACGGCGCCGACAAGCGACACTTCTTGGGTTTCACCTCCTTTGTGTCGGGACTCGGGCCCCACCCCTTCCTCCCGGCTCTGCTGGGGGTCGTCACAGCCTCGTCGCCCCCGGTGATGGTGATGGAGGAGCTGCGGCACCGAGACCTGCTGGGCTTCCTGTGGAGATGCAGACGGGTCGACTAT GATGAGTCTGCATGTGACATGACGGAGAGGACAGtcttcaccatggcaacacaagtgGCGTCTGCTCTG GACTACCTGCACACTCGGCGCTGCGTTCACGGCAACGTGGCGGCTCGAAGCGTCCTGGTGGGTGGCGACCTGATGGCCAAGCTGTGGGGTTTGGGCTCCGCCTACCGCCGGCACGCCCAAGCCGATGCGGGCGGAGGTATGGAGGTGCTGGAGCTGAAGAAGTGGCAGGCGCCCGAAGTGTTGTCCCGCAGGACGTTCAGTCCCAGCAGCGACGT GTGGTCCTTTGGGATGCTGCTCTACGAAATGATCACCTTAG GTGATCCACCGTTTGCCGAGCTGCTGGCCACAGAGCTCCTGCAGCACCTCCAGAGAGGAAGACACCTCCAACGTCCATCCGGCTGCTCCGGCTCACT CTTTGCCATCATCACGTCGTGCAGCCAGTGGAGCCCCCGGCGACGCGTCTCCATGGCGACGCTCATCGCAAAGCTCCAGGAGGGAGAGAGGTCGGCCAACGGGAGGACGGTCATCCGAGTGTCCGAGCCCCTGGACACGGGGAAGTACCTGCGGGAGGCGGGATACGGCGAGGCCTACAACTACGctgtgctgtga
- the LOC129173573 gene encoding uncharacterized protein LOC129173573 isoform X3, protein MLEPDDHFLFKASLVSSLATRDSASRLLPLLLLVELLLPSWCRPAHNIALCDVLRSAVPRVDQLLGSSGHLHDLQSIDVLLAALLEDTLEGLPVIHSTAAHLHALKVNESLSQLYVHMLAFRVHVDWLKAVKENFSLPAEAAESASGHLLQLSNLIRVSLHQVNEPIPPPPRPSSLPVVSTTFDALRYSVEMSQRLKVFCSWTKRVIHHVQRASRCPRR, encoded by the exons ATGTTGGAACCTGATGACCACTTCCTGTTTAAGGCGTCACTCGTCTCCTCATTAG CAACCCGTGACTCCGCCTCCCGTCTTCTGCCCCTGCTGCTTTTGGTGGAGCTGCTGCTTCCTTCCTGGTGTCGGCCCGCCCACAACATCGCCCTGTGCGACGTGCTCCGCTCCGCCGTTCCTCGTGTGGACCAGCTGCTCGGCTCCTCCGGTCACCTCCACGACCTG CAGTCCATCGATGTTCTCCTGGCGGCCTTGCTGGAGGACACACTTGAAGGTCTTCCCGTCATTCACAGCACCGCCGCTCACCTGCACGCGCTGAAGGTCAATGAATCTCTCTCCCAGCTCTACGTGCACATGCTGGCCTTCAGAGTGCACGTGGACTGGCTGAAAGCGGTGAAAGAAAACTTCAGTTTGCCAGCCGAGGCTGCGGAGAGCGCCAGCGGGCATCTGCTGCAGCTGTCCAACCTCATCAGGGTGTCTCTGCACCAA GTGAACGAGCCCATCCCTCCGCCTCCACGTCCCTCGTCCCTCCCTGTCGTCTCCACGACGTTTGACGCGCTCCGGTACTCGGTGGAGATGTCTCAGCGCTTGAAGGTCTTCTGTAGCTGGACCAAACGAGTCATCCACCACGTCCAGAGAGCATCCCGCTGCCCTCGTAGATGA